The region AATTCTGCAAAGAGCCATGAGCTGTCAGCTGTGTGTTACCATCAAATCGTATTTTGTTCTTATGATGAACTATTGTAGTTACTGAATGACTGCTTTTAACAATCATGATACATTCCCCCAGGTATTGAGAATCTGCCTTGTGAACTACAGAGAAACTTTACACTGATGCAGGACCTGGACAATAGAACTGAAGGTACAATACTACACAagaaacacatttaaaatgttatttgttttgATCACTTGATTTACCACATGGTTTCATGCCCCATCAGTATTGTATAGTTCAGCATCTTTCATTATCCAGTATAAAAATGTTTCTGCAATTGTgtagagaaaaaaggagagatcGACAAGCTGGCAGAGGAGTACATCTCAAGTGTAAGGAACTTGGCTTCGGAACAGAGGGTTGAGCACCTGCAGAAGATCCAGAGTGCTTACAGCAAGTGCAAAGAGTTCAGCGATGACAAAGTGCAGCTTGCAATGCAGACATATGAAATGGTCAGTGCTCCAAACCTGGCATATGAGTACATAAAGATGTGTCAATACTTTCACTATTGGTCAATAGATAATGCAAAACCAATCTAATTGTCTGCATGTCATAGGTGGACAAGCATATCCGCAGGCTGGATGCAGACCTGGCCCGATTTGAGAATGAGCTGAAGGAGAAGCTGGAAGTGAGCGGCTATGAAAGTCCAGAAGGAAGAGGGTTAAAGAGTAAGCAGGGAGACTGTTGGTGGGAAATACTTCTACAGCACATTTACGACAGGTAAACTAACTTCCATTGCTGTGAATATCTGCTTCAGAGGGTGAAGGTCAGGGACTGAGGGAGAAGCGAGGACCCAAGGGGAGAGGCAGGAAATCATCGGATGAGGATTCTCCCAAGAAGAAAAAGCTTAAAAATAGGTATTGAAAAGGTTGTACAAGCAAGTACTATTTACGTGCGTCTGCCTGGTTCTCACTCCCTTAATATAATTTACCATCTGTTAACGTCTGTAGCCCAGGATTGAGTTCTGCTCTCCTGCCAATGCAACCGTCAGATGTTTTGGACATGCCAGTTGATCCCAATGAGCCAACATACTGCTTGTGCCATCAAGTGTCATATGGAGAGATGATTGGATGTGATAACCCTGATGTAAGTTTTTATTGGGTATTGGTTGTCTTGTTATTCAAAGAATGCTTTGAAATTAGTGGTATTCTCGGGactctaaataaaaaataaaaaatattccttaGTTAGGAGAACAACATAAAATGTAGGAGCACCAGAAAATATTTAATTGATTGAGATATAGCCTAAATTAGGTATATATGAATTTCTAGTTACTTTTATGCCCTATAAAACTAATGTTCTAACCCTGTAAAGACATTTGTATATCATAAAAGTTAAAATATTGATTAGGTTTCTACATTTTAATGTTGTTTTCATACCAAATGCTGTAATTTGTCTGTGTCCAATTGAGTGGTTTCACTTGTTGACCTTACTACAAAGCCAAAAGGGATTttaggtttctacattgtgtaaaagcaCTACTTATTGAGGTGCATTATATAGAAAAttgtacactgtctctttaagagTGTCAAGTTTATTGCTATATGATCATTGATTTCCTGAAAGAGCTATCCCTTTTccagccaatcatcattcagggctcACACCACCCAGTTAAAAATGGTAATTAAGTAACCAGgctgttagatagctagctaattaggttacatgactgaacaaggtgtaaACAAATACCTGCAAGTCGTTTTGGGACAgccagcaaaatattttttgaatgtcTAGCCAATTCACGATAGGAGGAATAAAACATTGCGCCGGTAATATCTTTTTACCTGTTTGTGCTAGAAACAATCGGTTTTCGCTGTAGTAATGGTGTAACCATGAAAGTAACAAATATGCACACGCTTTTATCCACGGGGCACTCGAAAACAATGGTACAGCGAAGCCTAATCATTATAATAATTATCTGTGTGATTGATTTTCTAGGCGCACAGGGCTCCCAAAATAAAATCTCAGGTCGCACATTAAAATGTTCACGCTGTAGAGCCCTGGGTATTCtatatagattctacaagttAATCAAAAGAATACTGTAATGTTGATGTCTTTTtaccaatgtttttatttttcaaacagTGTCCAATTGAGTGGTTTCACTTTGCTTGTGTTGATCTTGCTACAAAGCCCAAAGGAAAATGGTAGGTGAATATTTTACAATTAGTTAATGAAGTGTATTATGTAATTAAAAGCGAATGAATTTGGGAATGTTGATTACATGCATTTCCTCTTTGTACTTTTATTTTGTCTTTCAGGTTTTGTCCACGGTGCACCCAGGATAAGAAGAAAAAATGAGATATATTTCTTTAAAGTACTTTTctataaatatgtattttgtctATGTAGTAAAATAGtgtaatatatttacaaaattatTTCCCTTTCTATGATGTCCGTGCGTACGTATTATGGTCTAAATACAAAGCTTTTATTCAAAGTACTtgaaatatgtaaacattttaagtTTTTGTATTTTACAAACAAATTCAACAGCTGTTGATAATACATTTTAGTTTCCATCTTTTATTCTATCCTCACTTAAATATTAGGGCCAGTGTTAAGATCTCATTTGTGTCTGCATTTTAGTTACCTAGCTACCTCTCGGGTTCAAGCACATGCATATACTGCAATCTTGAATCCTGCCTAAAAAAATCTATCTTAAACCAAGCAACCACACATAAAAGTTCACTCCGTCCAGTCTTGGAGTAATAAGCTATCTGGTAAAAGGTGCACTATATTGACTATCAAAAGCATTTGCCCACTCTTGAATGTGTTATGGTGATAATGATCAGACATTTAGGAAGGGACTGGTATCTCTTTGCCAACAACCAGCAAGCGTTAAAGCACTTTGAATAAAACATCAGCTGTTCACCACTAATGATAAACAATTTAACAATCTCTACTCCCTAGATAAAGTGGACATAGTGCAAGccctattttttgttgttgtggggaATGGCTTTCCAAAGATCTTTATTCACGCTGCTGTAAAGTACAAATGAAAGACACACATTGTAAGAAATTGAACAATAATGAAACAGGTTAATGATTCTGAGCTGTTCACTGGAACCAAAGTCCACTGCTATTGCTTTTGAATATTTTGTTGACCTAAAATATAGAATGTGgagaatatttttattatattaaaGTTATTGCATGTTTTTAAAGTTGACCATAATCAATTATGCCACTTATTTTATTCTAACCATACACAAAATACTATTGTCCTTTTGATATACAATGTTGACAAGGACATGTGACAATTGTGACTTCCTTTCCAAAGATCTTTagtttttattcattgttttttttggggggggttttagCATAAATTTGTTTTTATTCAACTGTGAATATATCAATCTTGTACAAGAATAATGCTGTTAAAATGGAGAAAGGGTCAAGGAGCCaaagtatttgtattttgtacatgTCAGTGTTTCATATCAATAAACATTTACAACTATTCAATATTTCAATAGTATGTCTAGTTGAATAGCaaatgtctttactgacattttcaacctttccctgactgagtaaaatcaaattttattggtcacatgcagatgttaatgcgagtgtagcgaaatgcttgtgcttctagttccgacagtgcagcaatatctatcaagtaatatctaacaattccacaacaaatacctaatacacacatctaagtaaggaatggaaatAATCtatgaatatatggatgagcaatgtcagagcggcataggctaagatgcaatagatagtatagaatgcagtatatacagttgaagtcgaaagtttacatacacttaggttggagtcattaaaacttgattttcaaccactccacaaatgtcttgttaaaactatagttttggcaagtcggttaggacatctactttgtgcacgatacaagtaatttttccaacaattgtttacagatgatttcacttacaattcactgtatcacaattccagtgggttagaagtttacatacactaagttcactgtgtctttaaacagcttggaaaattccagaaaatgttgtcatggctttagaagcttctgataggctaattgacatcatttgagtcaattggaggtgtacctgtggatgtattacaaggcctaccttcaaacgcagtgcctctttgcttgacatcatgggaaaatcaaaagaaatcagccaagacctcagaaaaaMaattgtagacctccacaagtctggttcatccttgggagaaatttccaaacgcctgaaggtaccacgttcatctgtacaaacaatagtacgcaagtataaacaccatgggaccacgcagccgtcataccgctcaggaaggagacgtgttctgtctgctagagatgaacgtactttggtgcgaaaagtgcaaatcaatcccagaacaacagcaaaggaccttgtgaagatgctgggggaaacgggtacaaaactatctgtatccacagtaaaacgagtcctatatcgacataacctaaaaggacgctccgcaaggaagaagccactgctccaaaaccaccattaaaaaagccagactacggtttgcaactgcacatggggacaaagatcatactttttggagaaatgtcctctggtctgatgaatcaaaaatagaactgtttggccataatgaccatcgttatgtttgggggaaaaagggggaggcttgcaagccgaagaacaccatcccaaccatgaagcaaggggtggcagcatcatttttattttatttcacctttatttaaccaggtaggctagttgaaaacaagtactcatttacaactgcgacctggccaagataaagcaaagcagtgcgacacaaacaacaacacagagttacacatggaataaacaaacatacagccaatAGAACAAtagagaaaaaagtctatatacagtatgttcaaatgaggaaagataagggaggtaaggcaataaataggccatagtggtgaaataattacaatttagcaattaaacactggagtgatagatgtgtagaagatgaatgtgcaagtagagatactggagtgcaaaggagcaaaaataacagtatggggatgaggtagttggattggatatttacagatgggcaatgtacaggtgcagtgatctgtgagctgctctgacagctggtgcttaaagttagtgagggagatatgggtcatgttgtgggggtggttttctgcaggagggactggtacacttcacaaaatagatggcatcacgagggaggtaaattatgtggattattgaagcaatatctcaagacatcagtcaggaagttaaagcttggtcccaaatgggtcttccaaatggacaatgaccccaagcatacttccaaagttgtggcaaaatggcttaaggacaacaaagtcaaggtattggagtggccatcacaaagccctgacctcaatcccatagaaaatgtgtgggcagaactgaaaaagcgtgtgcgagcaaggaggcctacaaacctgactcagttacaccagctctgtcaggaggaacgggccaaaattcacccaacttattgtgggaagcttgtggaaggctacctgaaacgtttgatccaagttaaacaatttataggcaatgccaccaaatactaattgagtgtatgtaaactgctgacccactggcaatgtgatgaaagaaataaaagctgaaataaatcattcgctctactattattctgacatttcacattcttaaaataaagtggggatcctaactgacctaagacagggaatttttactaggattaaatgtcagaaattgtgaatgtatttggctaaggtatatgtaaacttctgacttcgacTGTATGTTTGGATCTCGACATAACCAGGGAATAATTTTTTGATtcatatgtcctctctggacttctGTAGATTTCTGAGGAGTAATGAAGCGGGGAAATTAGTGGTTTCTGTGGTAGCATTAAGTGTGCAGGTGGAGCAATTGAGGTTGaggattcctggtgtttgtggtgCCGGCTGTTTGGTGCGATGCAGACCCGGTAGTGagagtggtgaaacagaggagtcactgtcagtccttttgagttttgaatcTCAGTTTTTACctgacaaagtcatgttaggatatatcaaTTATCCTGTTAGATCTTGTCTGCCGAAGCCACTGCAATGTTTCAGGTGCAACATTTATGGTCATGTcatgtgtgtaggagggagattccaagatgtaggaagtgtgcaggagggcttGTGTAATTTCGGTGGATAAAGTTGTatgtgtcaactgtaggggtgcctatgttgctggggatcagaagtgtccggtgcgagagaggcaggtagaGGTGACCAGAGTCAGAGTATAGCAGAAGGTATCGATAAGCTGAGGTAGTGAataaagtagaggaagatgggttgaGGGTGAGGGATCCCTGTGAGTAGTGTatctgtgccagcacagagaGATAGGCCAATGagacactaccggtcaaaagttttagaacacctactcatgaCAGCtaggcacactcttggcattctctcaaccagcttcatgaggtagtcaactggaatgcatttcaattaacaggtgtgctttgttaaaagttagtttgtggaattgctttccttcttaatgcgtttgagccaatcagttgtgttgtgacaaggggggaggggggggtagaaGATGGCCAAATTtcaagaaagtttcttcaagtgcagtcgcaaaaaccatgaggCACTATGATGAGATGGTGTgtgatgagtcggaccgcagagtgaaggaaaagcagccaacaagtgctcagcatatgtgggaactccttcaagactgttggaaaataattccaggtgatgctggttgagaatgccaagagtgtgcaaagctgtcgtcaaggcaaagggtggctatttgaagaatctctatttgttcaacacttttttggttactacatgattccatgtgttatttcatagttttgatgtcttccctgttcttcgacaatgtagaaaatagtaaaaataaagaaaaaaccttgaatgagtaggcgttctaaaacttttgaccgataGTGCATGCTTCAGTTAGATTAGGAGTTAGATTAGGTTCTTAGCATTCATAGCAATGTTTATCAACTGTACTGAAGAAATGGAACGTGAATCACAGAAAATATATGTTGTGGTGGCACCCGCAGAGACGTATTTGGGTATACAAGATTTCACTTCAGaatagttacagggtgtgtt is a window of Salvelinus sp. IW2-2015 linkage group LG13, ASM291031v2, whole genome shotgun sequence DNA encoding:
- the LOC111972173 gene encoding inhibitor of growth protein 5 isoform X1, which encodes MATAIYLEHYLDSIENLPCELQRNFTLMQDLDNRTEEKKGEIDKLAEEYISSVRNLASEQRVEHLQKIQSAYSKCKEFSDDKVQLAMQTYEMVDKHIRRLDADLARFENELKEKLEVSGYESPEGRGLKKGEGQGLREKRGPKGRGRKSSDEDSPKKKKLKNSPGLSSALLPMQPSDVLDMPVDPNEPTYCLCHQVSYGEMIGCDNPDCPIEWFHFACVDLATKPKGKWFCPRCTQDKKKK
- the LOC111972173 gene encoding inhibitor of growth protein 5 isoform X2, whose translation is MATAIYLEHYLDSIENLPCELQRNFTLMQDLDNRTEEKKGEIDKLAEEYISSVRNLASEQRVEHLQKIQSAYSKCKEFSDDKVQLAMQTYEMVDKHIRRLDADLARFENELKEKLEVSGYESPEGRGLKKGEGQGLREKRGPKGRGRKSSDEDSPKKKKLKNSPGLSSALLPMQPSDVLDMPVDPNEPTYCLCHQVSYGEMIGCDNPDCPIEWFHLLTLLQSQKGF